The stretch of DNA TCTAATACAGATTTATGGATGACTATTTACCTACACAAACACAACTAAGAAACCGAATAACCATAAACATCGGGAAATTCATCGTAAATTTCTGACAAACACAAGTCACCATTAGTAATGGCCAGATGATAATCAACGTTCTCTTGCGGCCGAATAGGTCTGAGAATTGAGAGCCAGCAGCACCGATTAGGACACCAACAAACGCGACACTTTGCGCCATCTTAACGGCGTAAGTTTCTTCACAAACAAGAGcaaactaaaaatataaaaacagaAACAGTTCCATGGACGCCATCTCTACCGAAACGCCAGCTCTTCCGAAAAATGTGGCATTATCTCTGAATTACGTTGCACAAGCACAGTTGAGGGGCAAAATATTAGATGGATTTGTAGAGTATTTTCTTGACAcatttaataaaaaagatagTTTGATCGGCAGCCAACAGGAAGGAGAGCTAGAAGAGGGCGCTGGAACTCGTGAGTTTACCTGCGATACAACTGTAATTCGTGGCCCGATGAATTCATATCCAGCACAAGGTTGTCCGTTCGCTTGACACTGCGGCGCTGATGTGGTCTCGTTTGTCGAGGTCGGAAGATCGTCGCCTGTGCCGTTATTCAGTAGAGATGTGATATTCGAAGTTGGACAAACAAAACCCGGATTTATCGAATCAAATACGAATATCATCAACACAGAAGCGGCCGCGGCTTCCatgaacaaaaagaaaatatagacGAGCAACTGGAATCGTCCTGTATTACCAACTATTCGCAACACATCTTCGAAATTTGCTCCTTCCTTCGTTTCATCAGTATCGTCGTGGTCGTACTCCATTATTGCATCTAACGTGAaatatgattaaaactgtCAGTAAATATGTGATTATCAGGCGGAGTTGCCGAGTTGTTAACATTTCACTAGGAATTGACATCGAACTCTAACCGATGGAGACTGAGGGTTCGTGGTACATTGTAAAGCacaatttgtttttgaaattatgtaTTCTCCTTTTATATTACAGGATCAAGTCCAAGATTTTAACCCTAACCGACTCACAACGTGGAACTGAGTCTTTTTCCGTCACAGACTATTTTACGGCACATAAATGAATACCCGATAAAGAGTTTCTAATCCGGAATgttgtcaaattccctgaaGTTCCAATTGCAAAAGTGATTTTCATGCACACTGTTTTGGTAGGAcattaatatatttatagCGCTCCAACATTTTATTGACCAAAATGCCAATAAGCATTGATCAAGAGAAGAATCATAATAATTGCATGGTGgtattaattgaatctgaaTCTGAAGCAGAAAAGATGCTGACCTTTGACTACCGTACGCAACGAGTCAGCTATAGTAGCAGGTAGGTAGCTGATGATAAAGCCAAGGCGTACGTTTCAAGACTAAGAAAGAAtgttatattttagataaataAGTTCAGAGATTAGCACTGTAGCTTGTGTTTATAATGCTTTCTACTTTAGATTAATATGATCATTAATAGatagattaaaacaaaataaacaagctGTTGAAACTAGAAAATAATTGACAAATCACATACTTAGCTTCTTTAATGTAATAGTGTCACCGGTAACTTAAAAATATGCTAAGTCTTACATAAGGCGGACACACGCAACCATAAGAAACAGATACAGTTTTAGATACTCGTCCCAGGTCGTGCTGGAAACACTAAATAAATGTGTTTGAGATTTGAGGGGATTAAGTATCATTAATTACCACGTATAGGCTTGTAAAGAGCACGTTTTCTGGGCCacataaaaattgaaagacaACAATAAATGACACCAAAAAATGAACATAATGACCTATTTATATGTTTTTGCTCTGCATAATTATTATTGACAACAAAAGACTTATGTCAGCATATGTCAGAAGATAGAATATGAGATTTTTCTGGCTTACATGGACACATCCTcacccccggcagggattcgaacctgacgaGATTGAGATTGCCGCGGTACGGTTCGTACCGTGGCTGAgagtagcgatgccatcaggttcgaatccctgcctaGGAGAATGAGGTAGAACGGTGTAACAAGAGAGTAGCGTCTTCCCTAGAAAatctctaattcattttctacatacgACGGATCGAGGTATAGCTGATCTATGGATAGAGTCCAGAATACTTCTGCGGTTTATATATAGTCAGATCGAATCCACCCCAGAATATGTGGCTGTTATTATTTACTGATTACGTGAATTCCTATCAAACATCGAATAgacaaatatgtatatatgtatatgtatatatatacatatatcaatTCCTTTATTTTTTATGGAAGCTGAATACACCCAATGCCATGAATCTTTATCGTAAAAATCAGTGTTATACGCAGCTGTTACGAAGGAAGTGTTCACATATGGACAGGCCCAAGAATTTTTTTAGTTGTTGTGGGTTTGTGACACATGGGTTGATTGAGCCGCGACGTAAATAACATATTGTCAGACACGCTACGCCCATAGAGGCAGATCATAACAAACTCATCGTCAACACGTAAGTACAGTATTATACTTATAAAGCGATATAGCTGGATTCAATCCATGAGATTTTGTTGGAAGATTGTAAATTTGGGCTAGAAACTTTGTAAGTATATCATTTAAGTGAAATCAGTTGCAACCAACGTCGTCAAGATCTGCGGTATCAGTAATTCAGTACCAGTTACCAGTTCCGAATTAGGTTTTGAAGttgaatcagttcatttttaatgttttcacTAAATGAGCCAAATCACAAAAAAGGGATTGACCCTCTCATTTGATAGGTAGATttgattggattttttttaacgTGATGTCCCTACCGGGAGAGAAATaaggggtttgattttgaaatcgaaaatcgaaGTGTAGATAtgatagttgtgtgatcggcggttgaatttacataattttttgtttaaatcggaACATATAATCGTAAATTTCCAGGGGCGGGTCCAGCTTACCTTCCATGCCTTCCGGGGGGCAATGTGAATTTCCAAAATGCGCTTAAATCAAAGTCGTAGATTTTTGTGTAAAATCAATCAAGATTGGTGTAGTCAGATAAAAAGGGGCACCATATCCAATAAAAAAGGCACATAAAGTAAAAGGAACAAATAAAAGGGCAACTTGTAATGGGCCGATACGgtgaacaaattttaaagGGCACAATTCCGGAAGATTCCAAGAAAAGGGGCACTTTTTACCGGTCAACCATAGGTGCCCAATATAGGTTAAGGGGCGCCAAAACACGTATAGACGATGGCGAGGAAGTCCTCTAATTGAACAGTGTTCTTACTCGGTGTTAAATTCACACGTGTACATTCAGTTTTACTTTCATATAGGTATCGTTAATATCGGTGAATTCGATGGGGCCTCCTCCGGCGCCACCACCGCCTCCACCGGCGTACAACACCAGTTCATCGACGCAATATCTCCACTACAGAACAGATGATGAGAGCACGCCGTTACGAAAGAAAACCGATACAGATACGATTCATAATCGTATCCTCGGTACTGGTATCACCATTCTGTTGTTTGGTATTGCGATAATGGCTTACGGTGGCTACTACGAATATCAATATCGTTGCTTTAAACGAGAAGATTTTGGATGCTCCCTCTTGGCACCGCTGGCGTATGCTATAGTATATCTGATAACGGGAGCGTTGGGAATCGTGGCGGGTAAAACCAGGAAACCAGGTTCTACAATTGCCGCGATTATTTTTGGCCAGTTTTCGTTGTTAGCGACAGCGATTTATATCATTATCTCGTCATTTTTAAACTCTGAAGGAGCATGGAGTGATGGTGAAATCGTCTGGAACGCATCGTTTATTACAGCTATTGTTGCTATAGCTGTGTCGTTTGCCATATTTTTAGCTAGTATCGTACAGATGGCATTCGGCTTCAAGGCACTGTTGGTCACCTCCAGGTATTAAATGCATTGAGACTATGACTATGGCTAACGAACTTATCCCTCTAtttatttctctaattgcggAATGTGGTCTCTATTAAGAAAATATCATCGtactaaataaaataaaacttctAAATGAGTTCCCGTGTTATTTCGATTACGTCAAAACATTCAGCATTTTCGTGGAACCCTCGATTGCCGCAGTCAAAATTATTctatcttcacccgtcaagggattcgaacccactacgctaaagccgTTCCCCGAACCCATTGACATcgcgagtcgttggagtcgttactagatGACCAGAATCCAGTCgagccaatcacagcgcttgtgaCAAGcgacattaggcttctgttggATTTGcagttaaatggaccaatcagcgaacgttttagcGAACagggaagtatttcgcaagttgatataaatatgacgtcatgcgcaaaatcgccagtaatgaaatcgcgcgcCGTGAGGTCAGGGGGTACTTGCGGCGAGTTGggggagcgataccggacccctggcaagcgagcaTGAAATGTTCGGGAAACTTCCCACGTACACAATCACCAGCTTAAAGTCTGACattcgtttttctttttttaaattgaagaCAATGAAAATGTAGTCGAATTAGATTGAACTTTCTTTGCCAACGcacaaaatgataataatacagTTGTTTACCTAACCCGATTACTTCAGCAATTCAGTCGTGAGTTTAATCGACCCACATATAAACATTCAAATCAGTAGTTGGGAGCGTTAAACACATAAACCTTGAACCTTCTCGGATCGACGAATAGTTTTTCGAAAATAGTCGAATAGTGTATTTCAGAGACGTTTCGGATTCACTCCGACAATTTTTGAGGACAggatacaaaaacaaaaactaatttcaaGGTTTATTGACGACTTGGAAAATAAACCGCGTTATAGTGTCGACAACGAATGATTTAACTATAAAATATCAAGGATAGATGTAAgatatttttggttttgaatatatcgatatttgaattgaatggcaaccagtctagcctcGATATATCGATGATGTAATGCACATCCttcaaaaaataattatcaaaattcatcaaaaatgaaataaagagtcgttaaataggcctatagttcattacaaaataaacgaaaTTTTATTCATTGCCTTAATCAGAATATAGGCGCATTAAATCgaatctattttcaaatacCGAAAGAAGAATCAACACCTCGTCGCGGAGACCTGAAGATTTCGTTGACAACCGCGCACTTGCAAATTGCCTCTTGACTTAGCGTTGAACTCAACATAACCATCCTTAAAAAAAAGTATCGACCCAAATCAAAAAGTAAGTAGGTGAACTTGCATAAAATCAAATCGGATTTTGTAATACAATGCAGTATTTCGATTTCGAAATAACCATCTGACGAGAGACCCCGGTCAGATTCCGAAACGTCGAGCATCTCCTGTCAGAAAAACGACTACACCAGACGCTATGAAAACAAGGTTCTCGTCGAAATGCGAAATTGACTGATCTAGGTCTATTACATCTGACGATTATCTCGAAATCAgagttcgaaacgtcgtgtattttgataaatgaaattcctttttttaaacttttaaattctctattcTCCATCTCTGTTAGTGAGTTTTAAACTTATATAGAACcaactaaattaaaaagaaatatctaaaaatcaATTCGTCCTAAAACGTTAATTGATTCGATTCCgtagatttgaattctatTCATTTCGTTCAAATGGACATTTAAGTGAAAGTCGAAGATAACGA from Tubulanus polymorphus chromosome 11, tnTubPoly1.2, whole genome shotgun sequence encodes:
- the LOC141913269 gene encoding uncharacterized protein LOC141913269, producing the protein MGPPPAPPPPPPAYNTSSSTQYLHYRTDDESTPLRKKTDTDTIHNRILGTGITILLFGIAIMAYGGYYEYQYRCFKREDFGCSLLAPLAYAIVYLITGALGIVAGKTRKPGSTIAAIIFGQFSLLATAIYIIISSFLNSEGAWSDGEIVWNASFITAIVAIAVSFAIFLASIVQMAFGFKALLVTSRY